In Telopea speciosissima isolate NSW1024214 ecotype Mountain lineage chromosome 10, Tspe_v1, whole genome shotgun sequence, the DNA window AACCATGGCCACTCAATCTTTAATtccttctttttaattttcttcttttggttctGAAATCTGAAGACTTTACCACAAGAAAGAGGAATCGGCCAAAACAAATAACAGTAGTGGTTTGATGTGACATCTTGTAAGAGGGCCCACTAAAATTTAATAAACTGTCGTACTAAAAAACCAGTGAGCCCTTTTTCGGGGAAACTTGATGGAGAAAGATTTTAAAGAGAGACCATCCCCACATGGATTCCCTCCACCCGGTGACTAGACAAACACGATCCCACACGGGCGCAACCACACGTGTGCACCCCATAAATATAAATGACCACCTGAATGAACCCATAGTTATTTGGACAAATTACTTACTACCCTTCATTCCCTTTTTTCACCTGTCTAGATCTGAATGGCTATTAATGTAAATATTCAGGAACTCCAGAGGATCGGTGTGGTGTGGGGCCAGTAGCTATTAGATCTTTGACTTGGACTGAGAGGCCATCTGCAATAATAGCATTTGGCCATTCGCTCAACACAATCTCTTTCTGGAGCTTTAACCCTTTAATCTTTACCCTCCAGAACCGTGCTAACGTACGCAGCCCTATTTTAGTAGTTTTGGGCTGGCCATGGGCGTACTACGCCAACACCATCGCCGAGGTCGACTCTCCTCTGCAACTGCCCTCGCTCTCCTCTTCTTTGCCTTcgcctctttctcctcctccgcCACTTCTCACTCTGCTCTCTCACCGATTCGCCAACTCGGTACGTTTTAAAGTTATAATTAACTGCAAGTGTCAGCTTTTTTTTCTGCTCCTTCTTTTAATAATCTCTCTGATGCATGTGTGTGTTCTTTCTTTTAGGTGGAATagtaaaggaagagagagaggaaacaagaaaaggaagttATTGGTTGCAGGGTTGGGAGACAATGATACTGACTCGGAGGAGACTCACTGGACCTGGATCTTCTCCACCGAGTTGCAGATCAAAATGTGGGAGGTGTTCACCTTGCAAACCAGTACATGTACCGATTCAACCCGGTCGGAGTACACCTCTTGAATACTACCCTGAAGCTTGGCGTTGCAAATGTGGAAATAAGTTCTTCATGCCTTAAacaaaacctctctctctctctctctctctctctctctctgtacaTCTTCTCTGTATCTTTCTTAATTTCTCAGATTCTATCTCCTCGCCTCATCTATATCTGTGACTTTAATGTATGTAATctattgattttcttttcctgaAACAGTCAGGAAATATGGGAAATGCAAATTTTAACTGAGTCTACTCTGAGGCTTCTTTTCTCTGACTTTGCATGTGTTGGGTTGGGTGTGAAGTGGGGTCTTATGGTTTTCTGACTTGTCTTGTTAATTCAATTATTATTGAGGTCAGTAAGAAGAAGATATATGGGTTGGTAAGTTTCTACTTCTTTATATTCATTTTGTCTTGGTTGGTTGTAGAGGAGAAAGGGAGATTGGTTGcaggttttgaaaacccaagGGAGAAATTTTTCTGACTCAATCTTAAGTTCTAATATCACTTGTTAGGGACTTGAGTAGAACTCATCTTTAAAAGTTAACTGTGAAAGAATACTCGCATCCGATGCGATGTGAGATAATTATCTTCGCAAGTCCTTATAAGTTTCGAGATGTGGTTACTCACATGTGATGTGagattattattttcatttttttgttttgttcactttggcttttcatgttttttcattttcttgttttgagGTTTCATCAGGATCGAGTTTGAAAACAGTTTTTCTGTGAAAGTAGAAGTAAGGTTGCATATATTACGACCCTCCCAGACCTTACAGTGGTGGAAGCTTCTTGGACTGGATACTCCGTATGTGTATTGAGCTTCTTGATCTTAGTACTAGTTTTTGAGGTATAACTTTGTATTCTCTTGTTTTACACGTCTCCCATTCTTCAAGATTTTCTCTTATGATCTCCTGTTTTTGCTATTTGAGATTGGCAAAGCTGTTATACATTATTGGCTTTTGCTACTTCTTTATTATA includes these proteins:
- the LOC122643090 gene encoding EPIDERMAL PATTERNING FACTOR-like protein 4, with the translated sequence MILTRRRLTGPGSSPPSCRSKCGRCSPCKPVHVPIQPGRSTPLEYYPEAWRCKCGNKFFMP